The Anastrepha ludens isolate Willacy chromosome 2, idAnaLude1.1, whole genome shotgun sequence genome contains a region encoding:
- the LOC128856055 gene encoding uncharacterized protein LOC128856055, protein MSQHNYTNPAFCQGSEFYPTRGVELDSVQQPIDAIYNRSLNISYGGHAVQPNSRVGPLRLQRSMSTRSVNMQKRTKKAAASEVHFSRHTQQQQRQMQQVPKQNSIKSHVPASPARPNNLNVVAETAAFGTRSNSGRYALVPLEDLSPIANGNSRYAIVPGPTVGLTPMRQYAKSQDNLDCYGSDDDPAFFHEEPSSFHGQSADAAFTSLPPAFECGKAARPIVKQPQPSAPKIKHAFSSDFGSKAFLIVDKNSNQRYQMVPTAEDEELVDDNQEIIQMHNGRAHRYAVVPTEDENEMLAAEDEEEETCLSNPDLNRSENVLVSNTTRASRNTTLRTSTPQKHTTAQNSISSYPSTPLKNPAATKMLHELLSTPRKTPLPRSVTPRNLSPMERLAEKQHQEHQRANYHYRSQQQLYYTPGERRTERTAQSLHYESVKTQGDRTMAVITPRITPHQSKAYPEIEEEDCSSIHGKSTNSTTPYPQKVANAAITLAIVSLMLVISSSMNSALIIYMIAHFGKSFYLQFSLVASFSGMGLGYLGFRSRHCEWLPNRSYTSGYILLTLFCLLKCCGLVVILVLDPYPGLPLHDVTTGIILGLSTFTIFFIGLGVIGSFWCYRPPPDNRVNVA, encoded by the exons ATGTCGCAGCACAACTACACAAATCCGGCATTTTGTCAAGGTAGTGAATTCTATCCGACTCGCGGTGTCGAATTGGACTCAGTTCAACAGCCCATTGACGCCATATACAATCGTAGTCTAAATATTTCTTATGGCGGCCATGCGGTACAGCCGAATTCGCGCGTTGGTCCCCTTCGCCTTCAGCGAAGCATGTCGACACGTTCGGTCAACATGCAGAAGCGTACGAAGAAAGCAGCGGCGTCTGAAGTGCATTTTAGTCGCCATACCCAACAGCAGCAACGCCAAATGCAACAAGTCCcgaaacaaaattcaataaaaagtcATGTACCCGCATCGCCTGCGCGTCCAAACAATTTGAATGTAGTTGCTGAGACGGCAGCTTTCGGAACGCGTTCAAATTCTGGCCGTTATGCGCTCGTTCCGCTAGAAGATTTGTCGCCGATCGCGAATGGCAATAGTCGTTACGCAATTGTGCCGGGCCCTACTGTGGGCCTCACCCCAATGCGTCAATACGCGAAATCACAGGATAATCTTGATTGCTACGGTTCCGATGATGACCCCGCCTTCTTCCATGAGGAACCAAGTTCATTTCATGGTCAGTCCGCAGATGCAGCGTTCACGAGTCTACCGCCTGCCTTTGAGTGCGGCAAAGCAGCGAGACCGATTGTAAAGCAACCACAACCATCAGCGCCTAAGATTAAACATGCTTTCTCTAGTGATTTCGGCAGCAAAGCATTTCTTATTGTGGATAAGAATAGCAATCAGCGGTATCAAATGGTGCCCACCGCCGAGGATGAGGAGTTAGTTGACGACAATCAGGAGATCATTCAAATGCATAATGGGCGCGCACATCGCTATGCCGTTGTACCGACCGAAGATGAGAACGAAATGCTTGCCGCTGAGGATGAGGAGGAGGAGACGTGCCTCAGCAATCCCGATTTGAATAGAAGTGAAAATGTCTTAGTCAGTAATACCACGCGTGCGTCTCGGAACACCACACTTCGCACATCCACGCCACAGAAACACACAACAGCACAAAACAGCATTAGCTCCTATCCCAGCACTCCCTTGAAAAATCCAGCTGCCACAAAAATGCTGCACGAATTGCTCTCCACACCTCGCAAAACACCACTGCCGCGTAGTGTTACACCACGCAACTTGTCGCCCATGGAACGACTAGCAGAAAAACAGCACCAAGAACATCAACGTGCAAACTACCATTATCGCAGCCAACAGCAATTGTATTATACACCTGGTGAGCGGCGCACAGAACGAACCGCCCAAAGTCTGCACTACGAGTCTGTAAAAACACAAGGCGATCGCACCATGGCGGTGATCACGCCGCGCATAACCCCACACCAATCGAAGGCGTACCCGGAGATTGAGGAGGAGGACTGCAGTAGTATACATGGAAAGTCCACGAATTCTACAACGCCCTATCCGCAGAAGGTGGCCAATGCCGCAATCACTCTGGCCATCGTGTCGCTGATGCTGGTGATCAGCAGCAGCATGAACTCGGCGCTCATCATCTACATGATTGCGCAT TTTGGAAAATCGTTTTACCTACAATTCAGTCTGGTTGCCTCGTTCAGTGGCATGGGTCTTGGATATCTCGGCTTTCGCTCACGTCATTGTGAATGGCTGCCCAACCGCAGCTACACCTCTGGCTACATACTCCTAACGCTCTTCTGTCTACTCAAATGCTGCGGACTCGTGGTGATCCTCGTGCTAGATCCTTACCCTGGGCTGCCACTGCACGATGTGACTACCGGAATTATACTTGGTCTCTCCACATTCACGATTTTCTTTATAGGCCTGGGAGTGATTGGATCATTTTGGTGCTATAGGCCGCCACCAGATAATCGGGTTAACGTGgcctaa